One genomic window of Haloferax mediterranei ATCC 33500 includes the following:
- a CDS encoding DUF7119 family protein — translation MTNDERRRTSQVPADRREPVGAPVVRGDPAVTGERAHEAVGFDPNDPESVAEAARTVRSFSESTAGDDDHVFMLRGAAACAALVRGVGSYKRAAERADGDVSVSFIRKWARVHDLPQSVRRHVARGQIAPTAAKHIARVSGDARLHLAWATLDAGLTVREVRRLASEVNDGTPVITALTDHGVDIGTLDVSLPADVYLELRRRASLEDTEPGNVVADALEAYFD, via the coding sequence ATGACGAACGACGAACGCCGACGCACCAGTCAGGTGCCCGCCGACCGAAGAGAGCCGGTCGGCGCACCTGTCGTCCGTGGCGACCCTGCCGTCACGGGCGAGCGCGCCCACGAGGCGGTCGGGTTCGACCCAAACGACCCCGAGAGCGTCGCCGAGGCCGCTCGGACGGTCCGCTCGTTCTCCGAGTCCACGGCTGGCGACGACGACCACGTCTTTATGCTCCGCGGTGCCGCCGCCTGTGCTGCTCTCGTCCGCGGCGTGGGTTCGTACAAACGCGCCGCAGAAAGAGCGGATGGTGACGTTTCGGTCTCGTTTATCCGCAAATGGGCCCGCGTCCACGACCTTCCGCAGTCGGTTCGGCGGCACGTCGCCCGCGGACAGATTGCACCGACCGCAGCGAAACACATTGCACGCGTCTCCGGCGACGCCCGTCTCCACCTCGCGTGGGCGACGCTCGATGCGGGACTGACCGTCCGAGAGGTTCGCCGCCTCGCAAGCGAGGTCAACGACGGAACGCCCGTCATTACGGCGCTCACCGACCACGGCGTCGATATCGGTACGCTCGATGTGTCGCTTCCGGCGGACGTGTACCTCGAACTCCGGCGACGCGCCTCACTGGAAGATACGGAACCGGGTAACGTGGTCGCCGACGCGCTCGAAGCCTACTTCGACTGA
- a CDS encoding M20/M25/M40 family metallo-hydrolase: MELRDFVDTFLRFESVARAEAPAQQWFKNRLYDLGFETYEWTADPVRLAEHPSFPDDPDDIDTGNRPSVAGVFEFGDPDAGQTIVLNGHVDVVPADAELWSHDPFTPSWDDDGVTVSARGAADMKSGVSACVFAAVDLRDAVEAGDLDLDGRVVIESVVGEEEGGIGAAAAALDNPYPFERDAALVAEPTELEPVLATEGSVMKRLHLTGRTAHAASRWRGVDVLPKFERIREAFFELETERTEHVSHPLYDFPIPWPVCVGRVEAGTWASSVAGTLTAEWRLGVAPGETVSEVEQAFEDRLATVAADDEWLSANPPTFERFSVQFEPAEIDADEPVVEALQTALREADLSDDPVGATYGADSRHYVEAGIPTVLFGPGNIEQAHFPDETIEWEEVEIARDVIRETARRFLQSK, translated from the coding sequence ATGGAGCTGCGCGACTTTGTGGACACCTTCCTCCGGTTCGAGAGCGTCGCCCGCGCCGAGGCCCCGGCACAGCAGTGGTTCAAAAACCGACTGTACGATCTCGGCTTCGAGACGTACGAGTGGACTGCTGACCCGGTCCGACTCGCTGAGCATCCGTCGTTTCCCGACGACCCCGACGACATCGACACCGGAAACCGCCCGAGCGTCGCCGGCGTCTTCGAGTTTGGTGACCCCGACGCCGGACAGACCATCGTCCTCAACGGCCACGTCGACGTGGTTCCCGCCGACGCGGAACTATGGTCACACGACCCGTTTACCCCCAGCTGGGACGACGATGGCGTGACCGTCAGCGCTCGCGGCGCAGCCGACATGAAATCCGGCGTCTCGGCGTGCGTCTTCGCCGCAGTAGACCTCCGGGATGCCGTCGAAGCCGGGGACCTCGACCTCGACGGCCGGGTCGTCATCGAGAGCGTCGTCGGCGAAGAAGAAGGCGGTATCGGGGCGGCGGCGGCCGCGCTGGACAATCCGTACCCCTTCGAGCGAGACGCCGCGCTGGTGGCCGAGCCGACGGAACTCGAACCGGTTCTGGCCACCGAAGGGTCGGTGATGAAGCGACTCCACCTCACCGGTCGGACCGCCCACGCGGCCTCGCGGTGGCGCGGTGTCGACGTACTGCCCAAGTTCGAGCGCATTCGCGAGGCGTTTTTCGAACTCGAAACGGAGCGTACCGAACACGTTTCGCACCCGCTGTACGACTTTCCGATTCCGTGGCCGGTCTGTGTGGGTCGCGTCGAGGCGGGAACGTGGGCGTCCAGCGTCGCGGGGACGCTCACTGCCGAGTGGCGACTGGGTGTTGCGCCGGGCGAGACTGTGTCCGAGGTCGAACAGGCGTTCGAAGACCGACTGGCGACCGTCGCCGCAGACGACGAGTGGCTCTCGGCGAACCCGCCGACGTTCGAGCGCTTCTCCGTTCAGTTCGAACCCGCCGAAATCGACGCCGACGAACCGGTCGTCGAGGCACTACAGACGGCACTCCGTGAAGCAGACCTCAGTGACGACCCGGTGGGTGCGACCTACGGCGCGGACTCGCGGCATTACGTCGAGGCGGGTATTCCTACGGTACTCTTCGGGCCGGGAAACATCGAGCAGGCGCACTTCCCCGACGAGACCATCGAGTGGGAAGAAGTCGAGATTGCGCGTGACGTAATTCGAGAGACGGCGCGGCGCTTCCTTCAGTCGAAGTAG
- a CDS encoding ferredoxin family protein encodes MSTVQPHVPDVSIEDRLYTVKYRDAGESHLGIKNADVCTDCTTNECEQVCPAAVWTVEEGSNGVPSIAYENCLECGTCRFGCPSDNVEWTYPKTGGGVVFKQG; translated from the coding sequence ATGAGCACTGTACAACCCCACGTTCCGGACGTTAGTATCGAGGACCGTCTCTACACGGTCAAATACCGAGACGCCGGCGAGTCGCACCTCGGCATCAAAAACGCGGACGTTTGCACCGACTGTACGACCAACGAGTGCGAGCAGGTCTGTCCGGCCGCGGTCTGGACCGTCGAAGAAGGAAGTAACGGAGTCCCGTCGATTGCCTACGAGAACTGTCTCGAATGCGGAACCTGTCGGTTCGGCTGTCCCTCCGATAACGTCGAGTGGACGTATCCGAAGACCGGCGGCGGCGTCGTGTTCAAGCAGGGATAG
- a CDS encoding M28 family metallopeptidase → MDDLSPDARDVFARTWTDDRPWEFLTQLTAVGNRMAGGEGDRRASSLVADAFVDAGAQHVEFDTFEMAHWSRGQTTLELTAPDERSFEAIALPYAPAADVSGPLVDVGYGTPSEIDEHDVNGAIAVASTTTPSGGRFIHRIEKFNYAIESGAVGFVFVNHIPGQLPPTGALRYDEEALAPAVGVSKETGSWLAEYASRDGTARLTVDAATEPGESRNVEGHVGPDTEREVVFCAHFDAHDIAEGALDNGCGITTVATAVRLLAAMDLDLGVRVVGVGAEELGLTGAEHLVNRLDLDRVATVVNVDGAGRFRDLVAMTHTSEATAEVASRVADETRHPIRVDETPHPFSDQWPFVRAGIPALQLHSDSGERGRGWGHTHADTRDKVDDRNIREHAMLAALLVRELATAAANDEIPGLDDDELATAFRQADFEKGMKAAGIWPGGWE, encoded by the coding sequence ATGGACGACCTGTCACCCGACGCCCGCGACGTGTTCGCTCGCACGTGGACCGACGACCGCCCGTGGGAGTTCCTCACACAACTGACCGCAGTGGGTAACCGGATGGCTGGCGGGGAAGGTGACCGCCGTGCGAGTTCGCTCGTCGCCGACGCCTTCGTCGACGCTGGCGCTCAGCACGTCGAATTCGATACCTTCGAGATGGCTCACTGGTCGCGCGGGCAGACGACGCTCGAACTCACTGCCCCCGACGAGCGGTCTTTCGAAGCGATTGCGCTCCCCTACGCTCCCGCAGCGGATGTCTCCGGCCCGCTCGTCGACGTAGGCTATGGTACGCCGTCGGAAATTGACGAGCACGACGTGAACGGTGCTATCGCCGTCGCCAGTACGACCACGCCCAGCGGAGGGCGCTTTATCCATCGGATAGAGAAGTTCAACTACGCTATCGAGTCGGGTGCGGTCGGATTCGTCTTCGTCAATCACATTCCCGGGCAACTGCCACCGACCGGTGCACTGCGGTACGACGAGGAAGCTCTCGCCCCCGCGGTTGGTGTGAGCAAGGAGACGGGGTCGTGGTTGGCCGAGTACGCGAGCCGAGATGGGACGGCTCGATTAACGGTCGATGCCGCCACGGAACCCGGCGAAAGTAGGAACGTCGAGGGTCACGTCGGTCCCGACACGGAGCGCGAAGTCGTCTTCTGTGCGCACTTCGACGCCCACGATATCGCCGAGGGCGCGCTCGACAACGGGTGCGGTATCACCACTGTCGCCACCGCGGTCCGACTTCTCGCGGCGATGGACCTCGACCTCGGCGTCCGCGTGGTCGGCGTCGGGGCCGAAGAACTCGGACTGACCGGCGCGGAACACCTCGTGAATCGCCTCGACCTCGACCGCGTCGCCACGGTCGTCAACGTCGACGGTGCGGGACGGTTCCGCGACCTCGTGGCGATGACGCACACTTCCGAGGCGACGGCCGAGGTGGCGAGCCGCGTCGCGGACGAGACGAGACACCCGATTCGCGTGGACGAAACGCCGCACCCTTTCAGCGACCAGTGGCCGTTCGTCCGCGCCGGAATCCCCGCGCTCCAACTCCACAGCGACAGCGGCGAGCGCGGACGAGGGTGGGGACACACCCACGCGGACACGCGCGACAAGGTAGACGACAGGAACATCCGCGAACATGCGATGTTAGCAGCGCTCCTCGTGCGTGAACTCGCAACGGCAGCCGCGAACGACGAGATTCCGGGACTCGATGACGACGAACTCGCAACGGCGTTCCGACAAGCGGACTTCGAGAAGGGAATGAAAGCCGCGGGCATCTGGCCCGGCGGGTGGGAGTAG
- a CDS encoding DUF7563 family protein, which translates to MPTCQNCSSFVTEGYVKVFAPEGMEDPRVCPHCEDLVRDGAQVRQARATRH; encoded by the coding sequence ATGCCAACATGTCAGAACTGCAGTTCTTTCGTTACAGAAGGCTACGTCAAGGTGTTCGCACCCGAGGGCATGGAGGACCCCCGGGTCTGTCCGCACTGTGAGGACTTGGTTCGTGACGGTGCCCAGGTCCGACAGGCGAGAGCGACCCGACACTAA
- a CDS encoding electron transfer flavoprotein subunit alpha/FixB family protein: MTIETDDYRDVWVFVEQHDGTAAPVSWELLAKGRELADETDESLVALVMGDDVSDLAEEAVARGADRALLADDAVFEPYRADPYGEQFRALVEARKPSIVLIGGTHTGRDFAGRVAVPAHAGLTADCTELAVDDEGLLLASRPTFGGDAMATIKCPAHRPQMATVRAGVFDTSEPTESDVERAAAVEEVEVVVAEEDALSTVLERVVSDVVDITDADVVVAGGAGCEGEVGPIVELAEVLGGEVAASRAAVDEGWIEPARQVGQTGKTVRPHLYIAAGISGAVQHLEGMNDSDVVVAVNTDPNAAIFEHADYGIVGDLHEVLPKLTELVREQQEVAA, encoded by the coding sequence ATGACTATTGAGACTGACGACTATCGAGACGTCTGGGTGTTCGTCGAACAGCACGACGGAACGGCCGCACCGGTTTCGTGGGAACTGCTGGCGAAAGGGCGCGAACTCGCCGACGAGACGGACGAATCGCTCGTCGCACTCGTCATGGGCGACGACGTTTCCGACCTCGCCGAGGAGGCGGTGGCTCGCGGGGCGGACCGCGCACTTCTCGCCGACGACGCGGTGTTCGAACCCTACCGGGCGGACCCCTACGGCGAGCAGTTCCGAGCGCTCGTCGAAGCACGCAAACCGAGTATCGTCCTCATCGGCGGGACGCACACCGGCCGCGACTTCGCGGGCCGCGTCGCAGTCCCGGCACACGCCGGACTCACCGCCGACTGTACCGAACTCGCGGTCGATGACGAGGGGCTGCTTCTCGCCAGTCGGCCGACCTTCGGTGGCGACGCTATGGCGACAATCAAGTGCCCCGCACACCGCCCGCAGATGGCGACGGTCCGCGCGGGCGTCTTCGACACGAGCGAACCGACCGAAAGCGACGTAGAACGTGCGGCAGCGGTCGAGGAAGTAGAGGTCGTCGTCGCGGAGGAAGACGCGCTCTCGACCGTTCTCGAACGGGTCGTCAGCGACGTGGTCGACATCACCGACGCCGACGTTGTCGTCGCCGGCGGTGCTGGGTGCGAAGGCGAAGTCGGTCCCATCGTCGAACTCGCGGAGGTGCTCGGCGGCGAAGTCGCCGCGAGTCGCGCCGCCGTCGACGAAGGCTGGATTGAACCCGCCCGACAGGTCGGCCAGACGGGGAAAACCGTCCGGCCGCACCTGTACATCGCCGCCGGGATTTCGGGTGCCGTCCAGCACCTCGAAGGGATGAACGACAGCGATGTCGTCGTCGCCGTCAACACCGACCCGAACGCGGCTATCTTCGAACATGCCGACTACGGTATCGTCGGCGACCTCCACGAGGTGCTTCCGAAGCTCACGGAACTGGTTCGGGAGCAACAGGAGGTGGCAGCATGA
- the pepF gene encoding oligoendopeptidase F: MSSVPERSDIETEYKWDLDSIYTSDDEWEAAYEDVAERIPELGAYEGHVTEDPEALLELLETMESVLREVSMVTSYANLRSSEDTRNQEYQAQSGRAEALASKARSAVSYLEPELQELDRDEVQAFIDEEPALEAYEHYFDDVLRTKEHTRSAEVEEVLADLSDVTGASSDIYSMLANADMEFPTVEKPDGTSVEITQGNFTKLQKHPDRNFRRAVHEEFYDRWADVRNAVGTSLKKSVKKDVKTAHIRNYETAREAALNGPNVPVEVYDNLLETVRDNLDHLHRHAELKRKAIGAETLQMWDLYVSLTGDHGPEIPYEQAKEYIIEAVEPLGEAYQERMAEGLEDRWVDVYENRGKRAGAYSAGTYDTQPFIMMNYQDDAASMFTLAHELGHSMHSELANEAQPWHDASYDIFTAEVASTVNETLLTEYLLENVDDDELRMHVLDEYLERFRSTLFRQTMFADFELQIHEIVEDDGALTPDHFDQLYGDLKATYYEPAETDDHIAREWMRIPHFYYNYYVYQYATGISAAAAIVEHIREEGEDAAADYREALALGGSEYPLDVLKTAGVDMTEPEPIEDAMSVYSEFLDEAATLLDLE; this comes from the coding sequence ATGAGTTCGGTTCCCGAGCGGAGCGATATCGAAACGGAGTACAAGTGGGACCTCGACAGCATCTACACCTCCGACGACGAGTGGGAGGCGGCCTACGAGGACGTTGCCGAGCGCATCCCCGAACTCGGAGCGTACGAGGGTCACGTCACCGAGGACCCCGAGGCGCTTCTCGAACTCCTGGAGACGATGGAGTCGGTGCTCCGCGAGGTATCGATGGTCACCTCGTATGCGAACCTCCGAAGCAGCGAAGACACGCGAAATCAGGAGTATCAGGCACAATCCGGCCGTGCCGAGGCGTTGGCGTCGAAGGCACGAAGTGCAGTCAGTTACCTCGAACCCGAGCTACAGGAACTCGACCGAGACGAGGTGCAGGCGTTTATCGACGAAGAGCCAGCACTCGAAGCCTACGAACACTACTTCGACGACGTACTTCGGACGAAAGAGCACACGCGCTCGGCCGAGGTCGAAGAAGTACTGGCGGACCTCTCCGATGTGACCGGCGCGTCAAGCGACATCTACTCCATGCTCGCGAACGCCGACATGGAGTTCCCGACGGTCGAGAAACCCGACGGCACCTCGGTCGAGATTACGCAGGGTAACTTCACGAAGTTGCAAAAGCATCCCGACCGAAACTTCCGCCGGGCCGTCCACGAGGAGTTCTACGACCGCTGGGCCGACGTGCGAAACGCCGTCGGCACCTCGCTGAAAAAAAGCGTCAAGAAGGATGTAAAGACCGCTCACATCCGCAACTACGAAACCGCTCGTGAGGCCGCACTTAACGGTCCAAACGTGCCGGTCGAGGTGTACGACAACCTCCTCGAAACCGTCCGTGACAACCTCGACCATCTCCACCGCCACGCCGAGTTGAAGCGGAAAGCCATCGGTGCCGAGACGCTGCAGATGTGGGACCTCTACGTCTCCTTGACTGGCGACCACGGCCCCGAGATTCCGTACGAGCAGGCGAAAGAGTACATCATCGAGGCCGTCGAACCGCTCGGCGAAGCCTACCAAGAACGGATGGCCGAAGGACTCGAAGACCGCTGGGTCGACGTGTACGAAAACCGCGGCAAGCGCGCCGGGGCGTACTCCGCCGGGACCTACGACACCCAGCCGTTCATCATGATGAACTATCAGGACGACGCGGCGTCGATGTTCACCCTCGCACACGAACTTGGCCACTCGATGCACTCCGAACTCGCAAACGAGGCACAACCGTGGCACGACGCGAGTTACGACATCTTCACCGCCGAAGTCGCCTCGACGGTCAACGAGACGCTCCTCACCGAGTACCTGCTCGAAAACGTCGACGACGACGAACTCCGGATGCACGTCCTCGACGAGTATCTCGAACGCTTCCGTTCGACGCTGTTCCGCCAGACGATGTTCGCCGACTTCGAACTCCAGATTCACGAAATCGTCGAAGACGACGGCGCGCTCACCCCGGACCATTTCGACCAACTCTACGGCGACCTGAAAGCGACGTACTACGAACCCGCAGAAACCGACGACCACATTGCCCGCGAGTGGATGCGGATTCCGCACTTCTACTACAACTACTACGTCTACCAGTATGCGACCGGTATCTCGGCGGCCGCAGCTATCGTCGAACACATCCGCGAAGAAGGCGAGGACGCCGCCGCGGACTACCGCGAAGCGCTCGCACTCGGCGGCAGTGAATACCCACTCGACGTGCTGAAAACTGCTGGCGTGGACATGACCGAACCCGAACCCATCGAGGACGCGATGTCCGTCTACAGCGAGTTCCTCGACGAAGCGGCAACGCTCCTCGACCTCGAATAG
- a CDS encoding FAD-dependent oxidoreductase: MSADGAESGELKQPTLQSETPDYNDAYDAIVVGAGLAGTAAALTMAREGLDVLLLERGPAPGTKNVFGGVLYTPTIRELVDIDDAPMERYIAEKRFSMLTSDGDETAVSIRPGAWHDEPHNDSYTVLRRRFDEWFAKQAVEAGATLVTETTVTGVLRDGQTIVGVETDRPNGELRAPVVVLAEGANSLVSEAADLKERPDREDVAVSVKEVFKLDRETIDDRFRLDGDAGAAYHYFGEGAVGQAVGGGFVYTNKRTISVGIAYRIEDAAQGQTPEETLDAFESHPAVAPLIRGARRTEYAAHVIPEGGAKAMPDLVHDGAVVVGDAAGLVLNSGVHLEGTNMAVESGYHAGKAIAAALEDDRSDESALVAYPRDLEQSFVVENLRHYDWFQGTIADDRQFLFEDLPRALADAETEYFKMDRTSKDEHTDAARDRLLEAAGGWFGAAKRAWRFRRMLS; this comes from the coding sequence ATGAGCGCCGACGGAGCCGAAAGCGGCGAACTCAAACAGCCGACGTTGCAGTCCGAAACGCCGGATTACAACGACGCCTACGACGCCATCGTCGTCGGTGCCGGACTCGCAGGGACCGCCGCGGCGCTGACGATGGCCCGCGAAGGACTCGACGTCCTGCTGCTCGAACGCGGCCCTGCACCGGGGACGAAGAACGTCTTCGGCGGCGTGCTCTACACGCCGACCATCCGCGAACTGGTCGATATCGACGACGCGCCGATGGAGCGGTACATCGCCGAAAAGCGCTTTTCGATGCTCACCTCGGACGGCGACGAAACGGCCGTCTCGATACGCCCCGGCGCGTGGCACGACGAACCGCACAACGACTCCTACACCGTCCTCAGGCGACGGTTCGACGAGTGGTTCGCCAAGCAGGCTGTTGAGGCCGGCGCAACGCTCGTCACGGAAACGACCGTCACCGGCGTCCTCCGCGACGGGCAAACCATCGTCGGCGTCGAAACAGACCGCCCGAACGGGGAGCTTCGCGCACCCGTTGTCGTCCTCGCTGAAGGGGCGAACTCACTCGTGAGCGAGGCGGCCGACCTCAAAGAACGACCCGACCGCGAAGACGTCGCCGTCTCGGTCAAAGAGGTGTTTAAACTCGACCGCGAGACCATCGACGACCGGTTCCGCCTCGACGGCGACGCTGGCGCAGCCTACCACTACTTCGGCGAGGGTGCCGTCGGGCAAGCGGTCGGCGGCGGGTTCGTCTACACGAACAAACGGACCATCAGCGTCGGTATCGCCTACCGCATCGAAGACGCCGCACAGGGCCAGACACCCGAAGAAACGCTCGATGCCTTCGAATCGCACCCCGCGGTGGCACCGCTGATTCGTGGTGCCCGTCGGACCGAGTACGCCGCGCACGTTATCCCCGAAGGCGGGGCCAAGGCGATGCCCGACCTCGTCCACGACGGGGCCGTCGTCGTCGGTGACGCTGCCGGACTGGTGCTGAACAGCGGCGTCCACCTCGAAGGGACCAACATGGCCGTCGAAAGCGGCTACCACGCCGGGAAGGCAATTGCCGCTGCACTCGAAGACGACCGAAGCGACGAGTCGGCGCTAGTCGCCTATCCGCGTGACCTCGAACAGTCCTTCGTCGTGGAGAACCTACGGCACTACGACTGGTTCCAAGGGACCATCGCCGACGACCGCCAGTTCCTCTTCGAGGACTTGCCGCGGGCGCTGGCCGATGCCGAGACGGAGTACTTCAAGATGGACCGCACGTCGAAAGACGAGCACACGGACGCGGCGCGCGACCGCCTCCTCGAAGCGGCCGGCGGGTGGTTCGGCGCGGCAAAGCGCGCGTGGCGGTTCCGGAGGATGTTATCATGA
- a CDS encoding electron transfer flavoprotein subunit beta/FixA family protein: MNDGWNIVVCVKQVPDADDVTIDPDTGTLNRSGAPAVLNRPDHNAVESALALRESVGGTVTAITMGPPPAKAVLQTAVGVGADGGVLLTDRAFGGSDTWPTSLALARAAAELDADVVICGEESTDSSTGQVPPGIAAHNGWSQLTYVESLDPQPEDGVLVGKRDVEGGYERVAAELPVVVAMEFGANRPRPAGLHRKIFAETEFEPVEWSASDLGIEDRVGLANSPTKVGGMDTATPVERERIRVESVDELYEYIAEVR, translated from the coding sequence ATGAATGACGGATGGAACATCGTCGTCTGCGTCAAGCAGGTACCCGACGCCGACGACGTCACGATTGACCCCGATACGGGGACGTTGAATCGGTCCGGCGCGCCCGCGGTCCTGAACAGGCCCGACCACAACGCCGTCGAGTCGGCGCTGGCGCTCCGCGAATCGGTCGGCGGGACGGTGACGGCGATTACGATGGGACCGCCCCCGGCGAAGGCTGTGCTCCAGACGGCGGTCGGCGTCGGTGCCGACGGCGGAGTGCTGCTCACCGACCGCGCATTCGGTGGCAGCGACACGTGGCCGACGAGCCTCGCACTCGCGCGGGCGGCCGCCGAACTCGACGCCGACGTCGTCATCTGCGGCGAGGAGAGCACCGACTCCTCGACCGGGCAGGTACCGCCGGGAATCGCCGCTCACAACGGCTGGTCGCAACTCACCTACGTCGAATCGCTGGACCCCCAGCCCGAGGACGGCGTCCTCGTCGGAAAACGAGACGTTGAGGGAGGCTACGAACGAGTGGCCGCCGAACTGCCCGTCGTCGTGGCGATGGAATTCGGCGCGAACCGCCCGCGACCCGCGGGATTGCACCGGAAGATATTCGCCGAAACCGAGTTCGAACCGGTCGAGTGGTCCGCGTCGGACCTCGGTATCGAAGACCGCGTCGGACTCGCAAACTCACCGACCAAAGTCGGCGGGATGGACACCGCAACGCCGGTCGAGCGCGAGCGCATTCGCGTCGAAAGCGTCGACGAACTGTACGAGTACATCGCGGAGGTGCGCTGA
- a CDS encoding universal stress protein, with protein MYNHILVPVDASPEAENAVGHAVHLADEIGADIHALYVAGDRSTDDSADRMGSKRGDRALDGATERADEHGVPTQTAVAEGDPAETIVDYAGEINADLIVMGTHGRDGVNRLFNGSVAERVGRRVSIPVMSIRLDDAGQSVNSPLEAQRIAREKLERAGHDDAVIESPSQQRTSWVVRASDDCGEYNVHINSVSGRAKVVHVG; from the coding sequence ATGTACAATCACATCCTCGTTCCGGTCGACGCCAGTCCAGAAGCGGAGAATGCGGTGGGCCACGCGGTTCACCTCGCTGACGAGATCGGTGCGGATATTCACGCACTGTACGTTGCGGGGGACCGGTCTACTGACGATTCAGCCGACCGAATGGGTTCCAAACGCGGTGACCGAGCGCTCGACGGTGCCACGGAACGCGCCGACGAGCACGGCGTCCCAACCCAGACGGCAGTCGCCGAGGGAGACCCCGCCGAGACCATCGTCGACTACGCCGGGGAGATCAATGCCGACCTCATCGTCATGGGCACGCACGGTCGCGACGGGGTCAACCGACTTTTCAACGGAAGCGTCGCAGAGCGCGTCGGTCGCCGCGTCTCGATTCCGGTGATGTCGATTCGGCTGGACGACGCCGGACAGTCGGTGAACTCACCGCTGGAAGCACAGCGCATCGCACGGGAGAAACTCGAACGCGCGGGGCACGACGACGCCGTCATCGAGTCGCCGTCACAACAGCGCACGTCGTGGGTCGTCCGCGCCAGCGACGACTGCGGCGAGTACAACGTCCACATCAACAGCGTGTCGGGGCGGGCGAAAGTCGTTCACGTCGGGTGA